In the genome of Pelmatolapia mariae isolate MD_Pm_ZW linkage group LG4, Pm_UMD_F_2, whole genome shotgun sequence, the window AAAACAGGGCCATCCGAATGTCTTCAGCAAAACTGCAATGATTAATATCGTTGGAGTAAGAGTGGCAAATAATTTTAATGCTGTATtcagttaaaataataaaataaaatacaaatctTAGGTTGATGTTTTGATAACTGGAATCAGATAAACAAAGCATTGCTGCACAAAGCACTGAACCTCTAAAGCTCCTCCGGGTGGGTGTCCCACAGGAGGGTGGAGCCATGTTGCACCAATTCCTGGCGCCTGGTGCCCAACCTCTCTTACTGGCCTGGATCCAGGGTGGGGTCTTGGTAACCTGGGTGAGTTGGCATGGTCCATTGTTTGTCTCTTCACAGGGGTCTTTTGAGTCGCACTCCAGCTCATCACCCAGGACTCTTGGAGGGGTTACATGGGCACTCAAACTTCTCAACGTCCCCCAGAACAGCTGGAGGTGGCTGGTAGCTGCACCTGAAAACCAGATATGGATATAGATAAACATGAACTCTGAGCAGTGCTGGCTGTTACACAGTTATGCTGCCATGACTTTGAGGGTTGCTTTATATAAAGGCAGACATGATTAGGACCTGCAACAAAGGAACTCTGGCTCTTAATCAAAGTATGGATGCTGCAACCTTTGGATCATCTGGACGCTCCGTGCTGCCATCGATTGCATTCTTAAATCAAGCAATGCTTCACCATGCAAAGTAGATTATACAAGGACCTTGAATACAGtggttgtgtttttctgtttgcaaaGCTTTTCCTCCACGAGTCTGATCTGCcacattctgtttttatatgcAGCTGGCGGTTTAGCCAAATTAATCAGCCAAACAAATAATCAGAATCATGCCCTAATGACTTTCATAGCAGCAACATAACTGACGGCATCTCTGTAATTCTTTTCAGAACGAGCCCTGCCTTCAGATTTCCTCAACAGTTAGCTTCGGCAGTCCGATGACCACCAGCCCCAGCACCACCCATCAGCCCGATAATATGGAGGAACCCCAGCAGCCAGACCAGCCAATCACCACGCAGCAGGATGGAGAAGCTGCCCACACTGCTGTGACTTCTCAACCAACCAGCTCTGACCAACAGCCCCCACCCTCAACGACAGATGCTCCCGAGGCCCAACAGACAGAGGACGGGAAGGGAATGGACCACCTGACAGTAATCAGCGAAAACACAGAGACCAGTAAATACAGCCCTAAAAGTCCGCCACGATAAGTTTTCTTTTCCAGTAGCTTCACAATGCACCTTCTTACCTCAGATACAGCCATGAGTTCAGCAGATCTTTATTTGGGTTAGTGACCAAAAGTGAAGCATTGAAGATACAATTGGAGGAAACAAGCTTCCTCATCAAAGATGTTGATTTAGTGGTTGATCTGTGTTCCCAGAAtaagaatgaatgaaaacaggtttgactttatttacatatgtcacatatcaatgtcacaaAAGTTGTTGGATAGTTGAAGACCCAGGATTTACTAGAGacataatataatgacagttaaAAACTCTGATCAATTTCATTTCGAAAATAAATTTGACTAAACGTTCTCCCttgctgtgtccaaattcataggccgTATCCTTTGGAGGatccggccttcgcggtctatgTGGGCCGGATCCtccgaagaccgagaaggctggaagtgtgaggctgtgaaatggaacggtctagccttcagatttgcgtcacagctgtctcggtggagtttaataaactcagccgtctgctccttgatatataaaatacaacaggacactggagtaaactctcgaccatctcacacttctgtttaatcagttttctgtttgacgtttattcagctgtataaaaactataactttaatctcagccgaaccgatttactcacaaacaaataaaacactgaaaaaagccaaacaataacatttttaagttatctaagtgacttatatatcacgtttaacctgagtagcaaaagaccaCGGGGGGTTTGAAAATCATGTGcggggagtccggtgttctcgccggctctagtgagcctcgacctcccggtcagcttcaagctggtgggtaacacACGTCTCAGTAAACGTCGGatcacttttgcaaatatgtgatgtcttgataaactgagcagatatttgaagtttacacagctacattctcacctgaaaatatgttaaaagtttattttgtgacccagaaagagtaataagagtaatattaaaactgagCAGCTGCCgtcattgttggaaactggaattgcctgggccgcgctatgaattctgggataggttgggccacgaaggatacacccgacccattcttcaaattcagggaaaaggaggatgcatttggaggagtcttcAAATTTGGACTGCCTTCGTCGCGTCattgtgacgtaatcggcctacaaatgcggcctcaggaggatgcagcctatgaatttggacacagctccTGTGTCTGCGTGGGTTCACAGTCcaaaggcaaggcaaggcaagtttatgtATATAgaacaattcaacaacaaggtgattcaaagagCTTTAcagacacattaaaaaacaaaaacaaataaaaaagcacgatttaaaattgaaaaaaaagaaaaagaaagggaacagtagataaaatcagtagttaaaatgtaagttttgaaatttaagcttgaaagtgtggatttggtgctttattcaaatgcagctgagaacaggtgagtcttcaacctggatttaaataaactgagtgtttcagctgatctgaggttttctgggagtttgttccagatatatggagcataaaagctgaatgcagcttctccgtgtctggttctgactctgggaactgataaaaaaacggatccagatgacctgagggatctggaaggttcatactgggttaggaggtcactgatgtattttggtcctaaaccattcagagctttatagaccagcatcagaactttaaagtctatcctctgacggacaggcagccagtgtaaagacctcagagctggactgatgtggtccacttttttggtcttagtgaggactcgagcagcagagttctgaatgagctgtagttgtctgactgactttttaggtagacctgtaaagatgctgttacagtaatcaagcctgctaaagatgaatgcatggactagtttttccaggtcctgttgagacatcagatcttttatccttgaaatattcttgaggtgatagtaagctgattttgttattgtcctaatgtgtttttctaagtttaggtctgcatccatcactacacccaaatttctcgcctggttggtggtttttaggtgtatagattgaagttctctggtgacctgtaatcgtttttctttggctccaaagactattacttcagttttgtttttgtttagctggagaaaattgtggcacaaccagtcattaatttcctcaatgcatttaccaagagcctgtacaggtcctcggtctcctggtgacattgtgatatatatttgtgtgtcatctgcatagctgtgatagtttattttgttgttctttataatctgtgccagtgggagcatgtagatgttaaacagaaggggtcccaagatggaaccttggggaactccacatgtgatacttgtctgctcagatgtgaagttacctattgatacaaactatttcctgttttctaagtatgttttgaaccagtttagtacagttcctgagagacctgcccagttctccagtcgtttgagtaatatgttgtggtcaactgtatcaaatgctgcactgagatccagtaaaactaagactgacatttttccactgtctgtattcagacatatgtcattaaacactttggtcagagcggtttcagtgctgtggttctgtctaaaacctgactggaaggcatcatagcagttattctgtgttaagaagtaattgagctgttgagaaactgctttttcaatgatcttacttaaaaatgggaggtttgagatcggcctgtagttattcatttgtgtcttgtcaagattgtcctttttcagtataggtttaattacagcagtttttagtgattctggaaacacacctgacgttaaagaaaagtttatgatctgtaacaggtctgactccaaagtctttgagacctttttgaaaaaacttgttggcaggacatctaaacagcaagaggaggagttcagttggcctaagatgtcctccaggtctttgctgttaatagggtgaaactgtttgatggtgtttaaacagttttttggtggacacagtacatgtcctggatctgctgttgatgtaccaattgcttgtctaatcttttggattttgtctgtgaagaatttggcaaagtcattgcaggccatggtcgaatgaagttcagctgccactgacacaggagggtttgttagcctgtcaactgtagcaaataagacccgagcattatgactgtttttggtgatgatgtcagagaagtaggacctccttgcactcctcagttgtaaattataattgtgaagtttctctttatagatgtcataatgaacctggaggtttgtttttctccatctgcgctcagctttcctacactctcttttttcatttttcaccagtgtggagtttctccagggagactttttccttccagagataaccttcaccttaatgggagcagcagtgtccattacatttaacattttagcattgaagctagtgacgagctcattgactgaacctctggacaggtcaggtgttaatgggaagacctggttaaagatctcactactgtgttcagttatacaccgttttgtgatcactgctgttgatatagttgtgtgggctgagattttactttcaaagaaaacacagtaatgatcagacaggcccacatcagacacagtaacctttgagatgctcaggcccttggagatcagtaggtcaagagtatgtcctctattatgtgtggcctctgttacatgctgagtcagcccaaagttgcccagagtgttactcaggtctttagtccctttgtcctgagggttgtccacatggatgttaaaatccccaacaataattacacagtcgaaatcaacacagatcacagacagcagttcactgaggtcattaaaaaagtctgtgcagtatttgggaggcctgtaaacattaagaaacacaactttggatggggccttcagctgtaacgccacatattcaaaagactgaaaacttccaggagatagctgcttacattgaaatgattcattaaataagacggcagcccctcctcctctcctgctcaccctggcctcactgataaaactgtagttaggagcggtcgtctcgatgagaacagctccactgttactttggtccaaccaagtttcagttaaaaacataaaatcaaggctgtgctcagtgattaaatcattaattaaaaatgttttcccagctaaagatctaacgtttaataaagccaacttaagtgttttagaggtattatttgccccctcgtgtttgggagcagtctgtggcacacaaggtatgtttactacatttaaagatcttttagagtgcagctctttgtgttttgaccaggccacacgtctccttctgtcacctaaaagtacagacattttaaaaccttctagtaaacagggtcccagcttctcctgggaaaagtcaccactgtcataatcctcacagcccggaccctccacacatcagactgcggagacagagcatgaaggtggtaaggaggacCTAAGGGGGGCGAGGCCGGGCAATGTAACTGCGATTACTCTGAGGGTGGGGCTCGATGGCGAAtctttggctgctctggtggggggttaatgggggacaaaaagggattgggccggggggtagatctgagcccagcattgacccgctccatcatctcctcagtgaatttcaggtgtggggaggagggagaaagggagggggaggagggtgatggcctgtcaggggtttgggggactggggaaggtcgtggtccctggtcctggtcgttggtgttgttgagagaggtggaggcaaatagggacccctcttcttgcctcagacgtctctcctttctgaggctcttcccgggtgggggcagatgaggctcctcctcaaggtttctgctgggctttgtctgttcttggagtactgtttgttcctctttatgagataactcctcgtttatctcagccttggcaccaagcacagatggatgacgtatggaataaaacaagttggaggtgaaccgtttcacccctgacttgttaaaattaaatccatttgctttaaacagatgcctgcgttcccaaaaaatattaagattgttgataaaatgcactgagtggtcagtacatgctgatataagccatttattcagtgtaaacaacctgctgaatctctcgtctcctcctctgacgggcggtacaggcccactgatgaatacagctgcattcagagagtttacagtatttaataatccagtaaagtcccgtttcagaacctccgactgttgtttgaacacatcgtttgaccctgtatgcagaacaatatttgtcacagttggatattcatctgcaatctgaagaattctctccttcaggttgttgaccatatccttaggaaagcagaggactttagtgttcttaccgcacatcctttgtacatcctttacagcagagtcacccacaatcagagtttcaggcctagcctgtagctttccctgtggccttttacttttcaacagattttcagaccttacttcgctacttttagatggatggttgtccgatagagatccagggtcctttgatagtggagcaaatctgttctgcagtttcacattcagttgttttggaggtttgttgttaacctttctattcacggttgtccagtcctgtttcctcccgtatacaggggtagaagagcttctctgtctcgtaggaagtgaaggccagtcggtttcagagatttcagctcgcTGTGCTCTGCCTGTGATACGTCCTTCCCCTTCCAGGAGACATGATTTATGTCTTGATTTTGCACCAAGACAGTCCAAGGGGGGATTATCGCTTGAGGATTTATAATAATGCACAGAGTCTACTTTCttggtcatgttatctgtgctccttagctgtgtactagcttgctcatcgccattgttttgaatcaaaggcaaggttgtttcatttccacacagtccatttacctccacatttacttctaagcgatgaatttttgtctccagtactgcaatcttctgcaggaggctgtggtagtcatctgtggagagggaaggcatcttgttgctagttagcctagcGGTTAGCACCTTTCCAGGCTATTGATGCTGTTTGGTGCCCAGACGCTgtaatcaggcttcagctgtgtGTAGGCCACAAACACACGGAGCGCTGAGGATAAGGTAACTATacaaattttgctgtttctgttaagaacactttagtCCTAATGATCTATAAGTGTCCAGAAGCTATCGCAGGTAAACTCATACggaaaaaaatcagcataaaaatcaataaaagatgcaaagcatttaaagagcaaagagaggaagtgtcCACACTCACAAAAGCAGAGGAGAAAAGTGAACAGTCCAAAGACGTGAACAGGCTAAATTAggctctctgtgttagccctgcaattGACTGGCAACGTGTCCAGGATGTACAGCTGACATAGGCTCCACCCACACCATGacattacaccagtgctacattcattacactggcttccagtacattttagaattcattttaaaatcttggtactgacttttaaagctttgaattgTGATGCCCCTGCCTACATTTCCGATCTTTTAGAATCCCACGCTCCCTCTCGCAGCCTGAGATCTTCTAATCAAAGGCTGTTGGTAGTCCCACGAACTCGTTTTAAGACTAGAGGTGATAGATCTTTTAGAGCGGCGCCCCCAGGTTGTGGaatgctctccctccatctttaCGTTGtcttgattgtatttattcttttaaaaagcagcttaagactcatttatttagattggcttttaattagatttgtgctgtatgtttgattattaatgtgttgtatgtatttctgttttatattactgtgaagcactttgtggtttttatcctgtgaaaagttctatataaataaattgatttgatttttgatttgacCCTGAACTGAAtgagcaaaagaaaaaggatggatggatgtgcatgATAGATGGAAAATGGCCTACTGTCCTGACTGGCTTTGTTATGTTGGTACAGCCTGCACCGTGTCAGCAGGATTACGGCCCGGTCCAGTCGCAGCGGGGCATCGCTTTAGGTCGGGAAAGAAAATATTGAAAGGTGTTTTTGGCAGATCGTCGTTTTAATCACAATCATTTCCTGTGAGAATATCCAAAAACAACATGCTAGTTCATCTATTGGAGCTTCCTGACTTCCCCACCCTAACATtaggtgttttatttttattaacacagtgaagctgttcAGCACCTACTAGGTTTCCTCTTGAGGAACATACTTTCAGGGAAGCTCAACACAGCCAACAAAAGCTAAAACCCCCGGCAGAGATGATGGTTGCTTATCAGTTATTTTTCAGTTCCTTCTGACAGCTTTTTGTTTTCTAGGTAATGGCGTCGCGCCTGTCATGGCTGACTCGTCACCCATAGCGCCCTCTGTGTCGCCCAAGCTGCATGCAAAGCCAGCTGGCCATGCTAATGGCCGGCCCCGCTTGGGCAGCCGGTCTGGCTCGCTAGCGATGGGCTCCCCCAGGCCCTCGCTCACCCGCCAGCCCAGCGCCATCACAGAGGCCGCTGTGGATGGGTCCAAGCCGAGGGACTACCTGATCCTTGCCATCTTATCCTGCTTCTGCCCATTGTGGCCCATCAACATCGTGGCCCTCACCTTCTCTGTGATGGTACGACTTCTGACAACAGTATCATTTAAACCTCTCagttaacagcagctcagacaAATTCACAACCAAAAACTTGTTAATCTTTAAGGACAACAGAGCTGACAactccaaaaacaaaagaatctaTTTTACATGTTAGTAACCAAGAGAAAAGAGCTAAAATGGGTTTTTCCAAGAAGAACTCGGGCTGTAGAAAGAACCAGCGAATGATAAATGAGGAATATATTTTAGCTGACAGCCTGGAAAGTTCTTTGGTGATGTCCCACAATAGAAATATGGAGTTGCAGgcagaaaaacatttatataacatttaaattgTCAGTATCGAGTCGTCTGCTGTCTAATctggtgatttttttcttcttcttcttcttcttatctgTAACTATAATGTTGTCTTGTTGTCCCAACCCAATCATATCATTATTTTACGATGTTGACAGtttgttgcttgttttctttgctctctGCTTCCCTTCAGTCCCGAAACAGTCTGCAGCAAGGCAACATTGACGGTGCTCGCCGTTTGGGCCGTAACGCCATGGTGCTGTCTGTTGTCTCCATTTTAGGAGGGATTGCCATCATCACAGCGGCCATCGTCCTGAACTGGGGATGTAAGTCTCACGATTCAGTCATTTTCTCCGCAAAAGCGACCTAAAGTTGACTCTACAAGCTTTTCTCGAATGTTCaggatcattaaaaatgtaaaaccagCTTAAATCTGTGTGAATTTGATCTTTATCTCTCTCCAGTGATATTAAAATCTTGATTCAAACCAACCGGCATGGCGAGACTGACTTCATGACAACATCGAACCCGACACGACACCATTTCCTCCCGTTCCTGAAGCACTATCGTTGTCGAGCGCCTGCACCAGATGTAAAACGAATAAAAACCAGTTTCTGTTATTTGCTGTTGTTTCTTGCTGCACGACAAGCATGGTCTGCCTGACGCTCTACCTCTGACACGACCGACAAACCTAAACCTGACGCCTGACACCTGATCTGGAGAAAAGGATGGATCACCAGATGCTCATTTCATTCTGTGGTAGCAGCTTATCTCCTCCTCAGACGCCACAATTACAAGAGGAAATGGACATCCTGGGAAATGGGATTATTCAGATTCCTAATGGTCTGTAATGGTGCGAACTGGGGGACCTGGTTTGTTGCGTTTGATGCCAAAAATTTAGAAACGCAGTCTCAGCTGAACTGAAACggggagaagctgctgcagTGATAGTTTAACTCAAACTGAGGATGAACTCTAAAAGTCTTTGAACTGTGACGGCAGATAGGAGAGTGATCTTTGTTTCAGCACAGAGATGGACTTCCTCTGTTTCACTGTCTTTGTGAAAAAACCGGAGGCATGATTCTGATGTTTACTCTGCATATTCATGATAAATGTCCCCCGGAGCTGCTATAACATTCATCATGTTCCATCCAAGGTTATCAGAGACCGTGAACTGACCACAGGTGCTCAGACTGCTGGCTGTTAGCCGCACTCATCTCACTGTAAGCGATTCTGAGTCCCTTAGTAATTAATGAATTCTTCTCCCTGACCACAGCCTTTGGCTCTAAGTGGACGTAAAGTGATGGAAAGTTTCACATTATTCCTGATGTTCTCCAGGACTTCTATTAATTTGGGTGGTTGAGGTTACTTTTGGACCGAGGGATCTCCCTCTGAGTGCTCACAGCGTGTGAGATGGATCAATTCTTCCTTTCTCTCCGGCCTTTCAGTGTCAGTCTTTTACTTTAGTCTAGCATTCACAGCTGCTGCCCGCTTCCCTTTCTGTTAAGTGTTTTACTGCAGATACAAGAAGAACTTCCTCAACAACTCCCTGTATGAAGTTTTTTCTCAGTCTTCACTTAATGGCCTAAAATCATAATTCGGAAATATCTTTGTTTGCCAGTGTAACCCTCATGTTGGTAACAACCTTGGAAGGAGTTTGTTCATAGTTTTAGGAAGTGTTGGATCAGGTACTCACCTCTTTGCTGTGACAGTGGATGAACATAGTTCTTATAGCTACACAAGAACTGTGACAGCCGTGATCTTTGAATGGTGCAAGGTTATAAGCTAGGCTTGTTTAGCATATGTCTGAATTGCAGTGCTAACCTTAAACTTAGTTAGTTTGACCTGGTGGCTGTTAACCCTCTGACTTCTATCTTTAAATCTAACGCTATCAGAATATGTAATATTCTTTTAAATTATTCTCTTTTAAACTATTCTCCTGGCAGGGGACGATAACatattaaaactatttacatttcttccCAAAAAGTCCTTTTGGCTTTTCTGAAAAACACGGAGTTAGGGTTACCGATTATGGCTTAAACTGGAGGTTCACTTTGTCTGGTTATTGGATAAAGTTGCAACATTAGCAACAAGCAATTTTTTTCTTGCAACCCATTTAAGTTCAGCTCTGCAGGTGGAATTTGTTCTAGCCAAGGCTCACGTGCTGAACTGTTACATTAGTGATAACATGAAGATGTTAGCTTTCATGTGACGTTTTATATATTCATATCTTTAGAATTTTGATTTTTGCGAGGCGTGAGGttttctgtttggttcttcCAAACAGGCTCAAATTCTATAAATGACATGTGGATGTTAAGAGGTGAAGCCCCGGCTTTACTGACCTTTATGGGAAGCAAATGTGATTTTGACTCATCTATACCTTCCATCAGCTGGCTCGTTACCGTTCCTGTTtgcagtgcaaatgcaaaaaaagagaaacgcTCCGGAGGACATGTGGTTCTCATGGGGACTCCTGAGTACTTAGAGTCTCCTGAAtggtttaaccctctggggtccagggtataattggccgtttttgactacttttgattttacctctacatttcacctttaaaaactgtttatcttgccttctttggtatcattattttcagcacaaactCTGAAAttggagttattttttcattttgacatactatattagcacaattgatctaaactcagacaaaaaattcaaaatccgagtagaaaaaaagtcatatttttttactgtaaaacccacaaacttGAATCATCAAACTTCaattgcaaatagaaattgtacatttctaaaaattatgcacaagttttgcaaacaacaaagttatatggtacta includes:
- the LOC134626597 gene encoding proline-rich transmembrane protein 2, giving the protein MTTSPSTTHQPDNMEEPQQPDQPITTQQDGEAAHTAVTSQPTSSDQQPPPSTTDAPEAQQTEDGKGMDHLTVISENTETSNGVAPVMADSSPIAPSVSPKLHAKPAGHANGRPRLGSRSGSLAMGSPRPSLTRQPSAITEAAVDGSKPRDYLILAILSCFCPLWPINIVALTFSVMSRNSLQQGNIDGARRLGRNAMVLSVVSILGGIAIITAAIVLNWGLILKS